Proteins from a genomic interval of Kitasatospora herbaricolor:
- a CDS encoding carbohydrate ABC transporter permease, protein MHPAPTTPTTAAPVRSHEERTGPAPKPSGPTPAPAPRGRAVDWRRWTPLGFLLPFGTLFLITFVAPICYALHQSLFKLHRSGLGLTPPSTVFTGLSNYADALADGAFTSSVVRVLLIGAVQVPLMLGLALLLALLLDARRTPGKRFFRLAFFLPYAIPGVIGGLMWSFLYQPDVSPIADALAGIGLHVDFTSDSWLPWSVGNILTWGWTGYNMIVIHSALKAIPGELTEAAALDGCTGWRLAWHVKIPLVRPALLMTTVFSIIGTAQLYNEPVVMKAVAPNLSSSWTPIMAAQNEVAANNYHAAATRSVLLALVIFVLSFGFMRFVNKRGAAL, encoded by the coding sequence ATGCACCCCGCACCCACCACCCCCACCACCGCGGCCCCGGTGCGCTCCCACGAGGAGCGCACCGGGCCCGCCCCGAAACCGTCCGGCCCGACGCCAGCCCCCGCCCCACGGGGGCGCGCCGTCGACTGGCGTCGCTGGACACCGCTGGGCTTCCTGCTCCCCTTCGGGACCCTGTTCCTGATCACCTTCGTCGCGCCGATCTGCTACGCCCTGCATCAGAGCCTGTTCAAGTTGCACCGCTCGGGTCTGGGGCTCACCCCGCCGTCGACGGTGTTCACCGGGTTGTCGAACTACGCGGACGCGCTGGCGGACGGGGCGTTCACGTCCTCGGTGGTGCGGGTGCTGCTGATCGGTGCCGTCCAGGTGCCGCTGATGCTGGGCCTGGCGCTGCTGCTGGCGTTGCTGCTGGATGCGCGCCGCACGCCCGGCAAACGGTTCTTCCGGTTGGCGTTCTTCCTGCCGTACGCGATCCCGGGTGTGATCGGCGGGCTGATGTGGTCCTTCCTCTACCAGCCGGACGTCAGCCCGATCGCCGACGCGCTGGCCGGCATCGGCCTGCACGTCGACTTCACCTCGGACAGCTGGCTGCCCTGGTCGGTCGGCAACATCCTCACCTGGGGCTGGACCGGCTACAACATGATCGTCATCCACTCCGCCCTCAAGGCCATCCCGGGCGAGCTGACGGAGGCCGCGGCCCTGGACGGCTGCACCGGCTGGCGCCTGGCCTGGCACGTGAAGATCCCGCTGGTGCGGCCCGCCCTGTTGATGACCACGGTGTTCTCCATCATCGGCACCGCGCAGCTCTACAACGAGCCGGTCGTCATGAAGGCCGTCGCCCCGAACCTCTCCAGCAGTTGGACGCCGATCATGGCGGCCCAGAACGAGGTCGCGGCGAACAACTACCACGCGGCGGCGACCCGCTCGGTCCTCCTCGCGCTGGTGATCTTCGTCCTCTCGTTCGGATTCATGCGGTTCGTCAACAAGCGCGGAGCGGCACTGTGA
- a CDS encoding alpha/beta hydrolase, producing MTHDFEPVRPVLEPAAAAFAQATAEPPYLFELAPADGRKAVDEVQSGPVELPSVDEEWITVPGGPTGGVRARIVRPAGAVGVLPVILYIHGAGWVFGNAHTHDRLVRELAVGAGAAVVFPEYDLSPEARYPVAIEQNYAVAQWIVREGASRWLDGARLAVAGDSVGGNMSAALTLMAKERGDVALRHQVLFYPVTDAAFDTPSYQQFATGYFLRRDGMRWFWDQYTTDPAQRAEITASPLRATTGQLAGLPAALVITGEADVLRDEGEAYADKLRAAGVPVTAVRFQGVIHDFVMLNALRETHAAEAAITLAARTLHDALHTG from the coding sequence ATGACGCACGACTTCGAGCCGGTCCGGCCCGTACTGGAACCGGCGGCCGCGGCCTTCGCGCAGGCCACGGCCGAGCCCCCGTACCTGTTCGAGCTGGCGCCGGCGGACGGTCGCAAGGCGGTCGACGAGGTCCAGTCGGGCCCCGTGGAGCTGCCGTCGGTCGACGAGGAGTGGATCACCGTGCCGGGCGGGCCGACCGGCGGCGTCCGGGCCCGGATCGTCCGGCCGGCCGGTGCGGTCGGCGTCCTCCCGGTGATCCTCTACATCCACGGCGCCGGCTGGGTGTTCGGCAACGCGCACACCCACGACCGGCTGGTGCGGGAGCTGGCCGTCGGGGCGGGCGCGGCCGTGGTGTTCCCCGAGTACGACCTGTCGCCCGAGGCCCGCTACCCGGTCGCGATCGAGCAGAACTACGCCGTCGCGCAGTGGATCGTCCGCGAGGGCGCGAGCAGGTGGCTGGACGGCGCGCGGCTGGCCGTCGCGGGTGACTCGGTGGGCGGCAACATGAGCGCCGCGCTGACCCTGATGGCGAAGGAGCGCGGCGACGTGGCGCTCCGGCACCAGGTGCTGTTCTACCCGGTGACCGACGCGGCCTTCGACACCCCTTCGTACCAGCAGTTCGCGACCGGCTACTTCCTGCGCCGCGACGGCATGCGGTGGTTCTGGGACCAGTACACGACCGACCCGGCGCAGCGCGCCGAGATCACCGCCTCCCCGCTGCGGGCCACCACCGGGCAGCTGGCCGGCCTGCCCGCCGCCCTGGTGATCACCGGCGAGGCCGACGTGCTGCGCGACGAGGGCGAGGCGTACGCCGACAAGCTCCGGGCGGCCGGCGTCCCGGTGACCGCGGTGCGCTTCCAGGGCGTCATCCACGACTTCGTGATGCTCAACGCCCTGCGGGAGACCCACGCCGCCGAGGCCGCGATCACCCTGGCCGCCCGGACCCTGCACGACGCCCTGCACACCGGCTGA
- a CDS encoding pirin family protein, with translation MSESDRRAPVVRGGRERVPGGPVRELLAPRETALGGSTVVRRLLPNLGRRMVGAWCFVDHYGPDDIADQPGMQVPPHPHIGLQTVSWLHEGEVLHRDSLGSLQTVRPRELGLMTAGRAVSHSEESPREHARLLHGAQLWVALPDAHRHTAPAFEHHADLPEVTAAGLHGTVILGSLDGTTSPGTVHTPLVGVDLTLREGGSVRLPLEPDFEYAVLTMSGMTEVDGVRLEPGSMLYLGSGRRELPLRALADGSLLLLGGEPFEEKLVMWWNFVGRTGEEITRARTDWMSGGRFGTVHGYDGPPVPAPQLPVTPLKARGRLG, from the coding sequence ATGAGCGAGTCCGACCGGAGGGCCCCAGTCGTGCGCGGCGGGCGGGAACGGGTGCCGGGCGGGCCCGTCAGGGAGTTGCTGGCGCCCCGTGAGACCGCGCTGGGCGGCAGCACCGTCGTGCGCCGGCTGCTGCCGAACCTCGGCCGGCGGATGGTCGGCGCCTGGTGCTTCGTCGACCACTACGGGCCGGACGACATCGCCGACCAGCCCGGCATGCAGGTGCCCCCGCATCCGCACATCGGGCTGCAGACCGTCAGCTGGCTGCACGAGGGCGAGGTGCTGCACCGCGACAGTCTCGGCAGCCTGCAGACCGTCCGTCCGCGCGAACTCGGGCTGATGACCGCCGGCCGGGCCGTCTCGCACTCCGAGGAGTCCCCGCGCGAGCACGCCCGGCTGCTGCACGGCGCCCAGCTCTGGGTCGCCCTGCCCGACGCCCACCGGCACACCGCCCCCGCCTTCGAGCACCACGCCGACCTCCCCGAGGTGACCGCGGCCGGGCTGCACGGCACGGTGATCCTGGGCTCCCTCGACGGCACCACCTCACCCGGAACCGTCCACACCCCGCTGGTCGGCGTCGACCTCACCCTGCGCGAGGGCGGGTCCGTCCGGCTCCCCCTTGAGCCCGACTTCGAGTACGCCGTGCTGACCATGTCGGGTATGACCGAGGTGGACGGCGTCCGCCTGGAGCCCGGATCGATGCTCTACCTGGGCAGCGGGCGCCGCGAGCTGCCGCTGCGCGCCCTCGCCGACGGCTCGCTGCTCCTGCTGGGCGGGGAGCCGTTCGAGGAGAAGCTCGTGATGTGGTGGAACTTCGTCGGCCGGACCGGGGAGGAGATCACCCGGGCCCGGACGGACTGGATGTCCGGCGGCCGCTTCGGAACCGTGCACGGCTACGACGGTCCTCCGGTCCCCGCTCCGCAGCTCCCGGTGACACCGCTGAAGGCCCGCGGCCGGCTCGGTTGA
- a CDS encoding ABC transporter substrate-binding protein has product MCRPSARRALAALAALATLTGMASCGPAGAAGTKPTTLTFWGWAPGYQEATAQFNSTHPRVHVEFRKISPGSQGGYAAMQTAVKDGTAPCLIQMGYESLPSFVAEGALLPISQGVVGERVQYSESAWQQTSVAGEVYGFPVDLGPMALYYRRDVYAQYGLKPEATWQDFAADAARLRQAAPERHLTAFTADDPWWFTALTAQAGGSWFDVKGHTWKVNTTNPNATKVTAYWQSLLDKDLVKAEKAYSDDLFTDLQNGTVAAVPAPAWFSGLLTQKAAGAAGLWGVAPMPRWSAGDASTGFDGGSATALVKGCRESEAALEFANWFGRDRKSLEILVDKAGIYPAAITADTLPALNRPDPYFGDQVIFDVFRNARSSTDWSWGPVMNETSAALSTELTKAVANHTPLRTALETVRDRTVEAMRGKGIDIAAN; this is encoded by the coding sequence ATGTGCAGACCCTCCGCCCGCCGCGCGCTCGCGGCTCTCGCAGCGCTCGCCACCCTCACCGGCATGGCGTCGTGCGGACCCGCAGGAGCAGCCGGGACAAAGCCGACGACCCTGACGTTCTGGGGCTGGGCTCCCGGGTACCAGGAAGCAACAGCGCAGTTCAACAGCACCCATCCCCGCGTCCACGTCGAGTTCCGGAAGATCTCGCCAGGCAGTCAGGGCGGTTACGCCGCAATGCAGACGGCCGTCAAGGACGGCACCGCGCCGTGCCTCATCCAGATGGGCTACGAGTCCCTTCCGAGCTTCGTCGCCGAAGGAGCCCTTCTGCCGATCAGTCAGGGCGTCGTCGGCGAGCGGGTCCAGTACAGCGAGTCCGCCTGGCAGCAGACCAGCGTCGCCGGGGAGGTCTACGGGTTCCCCGTCGATCTCGGCCCGATGGCCCTCTACTACCGCCGGGACGTGTACGCCCAGTACGGCCTGAAGCCGGAGGCCACCTGGCAGGACTTCGCAGCGGACGCCGCGCGCCTGCGGCAGGCCGCCCCGGAGCGCCACCTGACCGCCTTCACGGCCGACGACCCCTGGTGGTTCACCGCCCTCACCGCACAGGCGGGCGGCAGTTGGTTCGACGTCAAGGGGCACACCTGGAAGGTGAACACCACCAACCCGAACGCCACAAAGGTCACCGCGTACTGGCAGTCCCTCCTCGACAAGGACCTGGTGAAGGCCGAAAAGGCCTACAGCGACGACCTGTTCACCGACCTGCAGAACGGAACGGTCGCGGCCGTACCGGCACCCGCCTGGTTCTCGGGTCTGCTCACCCAGAAGGCGGCCGGGGCCGCAGGCCTGTGGGGGGTGGCACCCATGCCCCGCTGGAGCGCGGGCGACGCCTCCACCGGGTTCGACGGCGGATCCGCCACTGCGCTCGTCAAGGGCTGCCGTGAGAGCGAGGCAGCGCTGGAGTTCGCCAACTGGTTCGGCCGCGACCGCAAGTCGCTGGAGATCCTGGTGGACAAGGCCGGCATCTACCCCGCGGCGATCACCGCCGACACCCTCCCCGCGCTCAACCGGCCGGACCCGTACTTCGGCGACCAGGTGATCTTCGACGTCTTCCGGAACGCCCGGAGCAGCACCGACTGGTCCTGGGGGCCGGTGATGAACGAGACCTCCGCCGCCCTGAGCACCGAGCTGACCAAGGCGGTGGCCAACCACACACCCCTCCGAACCGCCCTGGAGACCGTACGTGACCGGACCGTCGAGGCCATGCGGGGCAAAGGCATCGACATCGCCGCCAACTGA
- a CDS encoding carbohydrate ABC transporter permease, whose product MKQSSAGPARAGATRAAGRIGVLAVLVLAALYSLLPVWWLVVSATKGSSDLFSSNGFWFAGRIEIVRNVSTLLGVQDGIYGRWLLNSLLYAVGGALAATLLSAMAGYVLAKYTFRGREAVFNTVLGAILIPAPLFALPLYLMFSATHIVNTFWAVFIPSIVSPFGVYLSRIYAAAAVPDELLEAGRIDGAGEFRIFRSIALRVLQPSLVTIFLFQFVTIWTNYLLPSLMLANDRLQPVTVGLVAWKEQRGQTVPYNLIITGALLSVIPIVVMFLLLQRYWKAGLTSGSVK is encoded by the coding sequence GTGAAGCAGTCGTCCGCCGGCCCGGCGCGGGCCGGCGCCACCCGTGCGGCGGGGCGCATCGGAGTGCTCGCCGTCCTGGTGCTCGCCGCGCTCTACTCCCTGCTGCCGGTGTGGTGGCTGGTCGTCTCCGCGACCAAGGGCAGCAGTGACCTGTTCTCCAGCAACGGGTTCTGGTTCGCCGGCCGGATCGAGATCGTGCGGAACGTCTCCACCCTGCTCGGCGTCCAGGACGGCATCTACGGACGCTGGCTGCTGAACAGCCTCCTCTACGCGGTCGGCGGCGCCCTCGCCGCGACGCTGTTGTCCGCGATGGCGGGCTACGTGCTGGCGAAGTACACCTTCCGGGGCCGTGAGGCGGTGTTCAACACCGTGCTCGGCGCGATCCTCATCCCCGCGCCGCTGTTCGCGCTGCCGCTCTACCTGATGTTCTCCGCCACCCACATCGTGAACACCTTCTGGGCGGTGTTCATCCCCAGCATCGTCAGCCCCTTCGGCGTCTACCTCTCCCGCATCTACGCCGCAGCCGCCGTCCCCGACGAACTGCTGGAGGCCGGACGCATCGACGGCGCCGGCGAGTTCAGGATCTTCCGCTCCATCGCCCTGCGGGTCCTGCAGCCCTCACTCGTCACGATCTTCCTGTTCCAGTTCGTGACCATCTGGACCAACTACCTGCTGCCCTCCCTGATGCTCGCCAACGACCGGCTGCAACCGGTCACGGTCGGCCTGGTCGCCTGGAAGGAACAACGCGGCCAGACCGTCCCCTACAACCTCATCATCACCGGCGCCCTGCTCTCCGTGATCCCCATCGTGGTGATGTTCCTCCTGCTGCAGCGCTACTGGAAGGCCGGACTCACCTCCGGCAGCGTCAAGTAG
- a CDS encoding ABC transporter substrate-binding protein gives MKIEFWGWAPGYEKSVELFNASHPGVQVTYSKISPGSKGGYTKMLSAVKAGNAPCVGSVGFETLPTFAAAGALQDATAAAAPFAKEYGASAFAQSGVAGHTYGLPVDIAPMGLIYRKDLFAKYGINEAPRTWEEYAADAQVIHAADPNAYIGYFGNDAYNFAGLAQQAGAKWFATGGEKWTVDVNDAATKKVAAFWQGLIDKKLVKVVPSFDTALYKGMGEGTILSDVNAVWDTPILADSVKQTSGNWAVAPMPVWDAAKPASGNAGGTPNAVLKGCAHVKEAVEFAHWFGTDPASVTNLIKETGIYPAALTGLDNPALTEPNPFYGGQKIFDVFKASAAQVDAGFQWGPVMTKTSGALGDGLGKAGAGTTTLDAALADTQAQTLAEMKTQGMEIG, from the coding sequence GTGAAGATCGAGTTCTGGGGTTGGGCCCCGGGCTACGAGAAGTCGGTGGAGTTGTTCAACGCCTCCCACCCGGGCGTCCAGGTCACGTACAGCAAGATCTCGCCCGGCTCGAAGGGCGGCTACACCAAGATGCTGAGCGCGGTGAAGGCGGGCAACGCCCCCTGTGTGGGTTCGGTGGGGTTCGAGACGCTGCCGACGTTCGCGGCGGCGGGGGCGTTGCAGGACGCGACGGCGGCGGCGGCGCCGTTCGCGAAGGAGTACGGGGCTTCGGCGTTCGCGCAGTCCGGGGTGGCGGGGCACACCTACGGCCTGCCGGTGGACATCGCCCCGATGGGCCTGATCTACCGCAAGGACCTGTTCGCCAAGTACGGCATCAACGAGGCGCCGAGGACGTGGGAGGAGTACGCGGCCGACGCCCAGGTCATCCACGCCGCCGACCCGAACGCCTACATCGGCTACTTCGGCAACGACGCCTACAACTTCGCGGGCCTGGCCCAGCAGGCGGGCGCCAAGTGGTTCGCCACCGGCGGCGAGAAGTGGACCGTCGACGTGAACGACGCCGCCACGAAGAAGGTCGCCGCGTTCTGGCAGGGCCTGATCGACAAGAAGCTCGTCAAGGTCGTCCCGAGCTTCGACACCGCCCTCTACAAGGGCATGGGCGAGGGCACGATCCTCTCCGACGTCAACGCGGTGTGGGACACCCCGATCCTCGCCGACAGCGTCAAGCAGACCTCCGGCAACTGGGCGGTGGCGCCGATGCCGGTCTGGGACGCGGCCAAGCCCGCCTCCGGAAACGCCGGCGGCACCCCCAACGCCGTGCTGAAGGGCTGCGCCCACGTGAAGGAGGCGGTGGAGTTCGCGCACTGGTTCGGCACCGACCCCGCCAGCGTCACCAACCTGATCAAGGAGACCGGCATCTACCCCGCCGCCCTCACCGGCCTGGACAACCCGGCGCTCACCGAGCCCAACCCCTTCTACGGCGGCCAGAAGATCTTCGACGTGTTCAAGGCGAGCGCCGCCCAGGTCGATGCCGGCTTCCAGTGGGGCCCGGTGATGACCAAGACCTCCGGCGCCCTCGGCGACGGCCTCGGCAAGGCCGGCGCCGGCACCACCACCCTGGACGCCGCCCTGGCCGACACCCAGGCCCAGACGCTGGCGGAGATGAAGACCCAGGGCATGGAAATCGGCTGA
- a CDS encoding ROK family transcriptional regulator, protein MRQDQRGTTGTGPGMGAAGHAHAGTAAPSAASGIMAGYPEPADKASLRRTNLSVMLRHLRESGAQSRTHLAAATGLPKATVSVLVGDLIQRGLVREGELDRAGAVGRPHRMVDLDGRWICGVGAEIGPDHITVLALDLRGTVVHEDRRALDVPALTPQAALREVADQVADCLSAVADLGMHAIGITLVTQGSVDAASGTVAVATNFGWRDVRAVHELRARLGRHAPPVLVENDAESGALAEYLAAPGADVRELVYVTGGIGVGGASISGGKLIRGSEIGHMRLDRLDRPCACGRTGCWEVAVGLQAFLNAAADPSDRVHDLSVDLADRLDDLLGRADAGEPRTLAALAALADDLALGLGILVDVLNPPRIVLGGYFAVFGRYLVDAAQRVLDDRRIAPTPGRVVVTASTLGLSNAARGGAHLALEGIFQDPSVVPLRPVAADDEYRSA, encoded by the coding sequence GTGCGGCAGGACCAGCGCGGCACCACAGGTACGGGCCCGGGCATGGGCGCAGCCGGCCACGCCCACGCGGGCACAGCGGCCCCCTCCGCGGCGAGCGGCATCATGGCGGGCTACCCTGAGCCCGCCGACAAAGCCTCGCTGCGCCGCACCAACTTGAGCGTGATGCTGCGTCACCTGCGGGAGAGCGGTGCGCAGTCCCGCACCCATCTCGCGGCCGCGACCGGCCTGCCCAAGGCGACGGTGTCGGTCCTGGTCGGGGACCTCATCCAGCGCGGACTGGTCCGCGAGGGCGAGCTGGACCGGGCCGGCGCGGTCGGCCGCCCGCACCGGATGGTCGACCTCGACGGCCGCTGGATCTGCGGCGTCGGCGCCGAGATCGGCCCCGACCACATCACCGTCCTCGCCCTGGACCTGCGCGGCACCGTCGTCCACGAGGACCGCCGCGCCCTGGACGTGCCCGCACTCACCCCGCAGGCCGCCCTGCGCGAGGTCGCCGACCAGGTCGCCGACTGCCTCAGCGCGGTGGCCGACCTCGGCATGCACGCCATCGGGATCACGCTCGTCACCCAGGGGTCGGTGGACGCCGCCTCCGGCACGGTCGCGGTGGCCACCAACTTCGGCTGGCGCGACGTACGGGCGGTCCACGAGCTGCGCGCACGGCTCGGGCGGCACGCACCGCCCGTCCTGGTCGAGAACGACGCCGAGTCCGGCGCCCTCGCCGAGTACCTGGCCGCCCCCGGCGCCGACGTCCGCGAACTCGTCTACGTCACCGGCGGGATCGGCGTCGGCGGGGCCAGCATCTCGGGCGGCAAACTGATCCGCGGCTCGGAGATCGGCCACATGAGGCTCGACCGCCTCGACCGGCCCTGCGCCTGCGGACGGACCGGCTGCTGGGAGGTCGCCGTCGGACTACAGGCCTTCCTCAACGCCGCCGCGGACCCCTCCGACCGGGTCCACGACCTGTCCGTCGACCTCGCCGACCGGCTCGACGACCTGCTGGGCCGCGCCGACGCGGGCGAGCCCCGCACGCTCGCCGCCCTGGCCGCCCTCGCCGACGACCTGGCCCTGGGACTCGGCATCCTGGTGGACGTACTCAACCCGCCAAGAATCGTCCTCGGCGGCTACTTCGCCGTGTTCGGCCGCTACCTGGTGGACGCGGCGCAGCGGGTCCTCGACGACCGCAGGATCGCGCCCACCCCCGGGCGGGTGGTCGTGACCGCCTCGACGCTCGGCCTCTCCAACGCCGCCCGGGGCGGCGCCCACCTCGCCCTCGAAGGCATCTTCCAGGACCCCTCCGTCGTTCCGCTCAGGCCGGTGGCGGCGGACGACGAGTACCGGTCCGCCTGA
- a CDS encoding pirin family protein, with product MNTTANRPQTDVRRAGDRLATKIDWLDSKHSFSFGGHFDPANTHHGLLLVNNDDIVQPGSGFETHPHRDMEIVTWVMQGSLVHQDSTGHSGVIYPGLAQRMSAGAGILHSEKNDSWRLGGTDAHTDPVHFVQMWVVPDERGVTPGYEQREIDDELLSGGLVPVASGMDRYAGDSAIRIRNRHAALLVARLQPGQSVELPDAPFLHLFVPRGKAVLEGSGPLGTGDAVRFTATGGQKVTAVEPAEILVWEMHATLARRS from the coding sequence TTGAACACCACCGCGAACCGTCCGCAGACCGACGTCCGCCGCGCCGGCGACCGCCTCGCCACGAAGATCGACTGGCTGGACTCCAAGCACTCCTTCTCCTTCGGCGGACACTTCGATCCCGCCAACACCCACCACGGGCTGCTGCTCGTCAACAACGACGACATCGTCCAACCGGGCAGCGGCTTCGAGACCCACCCGCACCGCGACATGGAGATCGTCACCTGGGTGATGCAGGGCTCCCTGGTCCACCAGGACTCCACCGGCCACTCCGGCGTGATCTACCCCGGACTCGCCCAGCGGATGAGCGCCGGCGCCGGCATCCTGCACTCGGAGAAGAACGACTCCTGGCGCCTCGGCGGCACCGATGCCCACACCGACCCCGTCCACTTCGTCCAGATGTGGGTCGTCCCCGACGAGCGCGGCGTCACGCCGGGCTACGAGCAGCGCGAGATCGACGACGAGCTGCTGTCCGGCGGCCTGGTGCCGGTGGCCTCGGGCATGGACAGGTACGCCGGCGACTCCGCCATCCGCATCAGGAACCGCCACGCGGCGCTGCTCGTCGCCCGCCTGCAGCCCGGCCAGAGCGTCGAGCTGCCCGACGCCCCCTTCCTGCACCTCTTCGTCCCCCGGGGCAAGGCCGTACTGGAGGGGTCCGGCCCGCTGGGCACCGGTGACGCCGTACGCTTCACCGCGACCGGCGGGCAGAAGGTCACCGCCGTCGAGCCGGCGGAGATCCTGGTGTGGGAGATGCACGCCACCTTGGCCCGCCGATCCTGA
- a CDS encoding DUF5107 domain-containing protein, protein MSELRLTTLTLPTAAVGPVNPLPPLFGATDLHQVEDTSQADEEMRHNIGYGRVPSVMPYLIQDGYTRERAPAEHPVAVLENATLRATFLLGAGGRLWSLIHKPTGRELLFRNPVFQPANLALRGAWLAGGVEWNIATIGHTPTTCEPLHTARLTRPDGTPVLRMWEYERIRGVVYQIDAHLPDDSQVLLVHIRITNPRDTTVPMYWWSNIAVPEAPDVRVLAPADAAWQFSYDRRIHHIDLPAPHGTDLTRTTRSRDAADYFFDIPDHRRHWITALDASGRGLVQTSTRRLRGRKLFLWGQGEGGRHWQEWLSEPGHAYLEIQAGLARTQLEHLPMPAGAQWSWTEAYGLLEADPDAVHSTDWTTAREAAQHSLDQLLPQSALDAELQAATHWIDQQPDEILHTGSGWGALEHHRRTKTGEAPLSTPGAPFPDTTLGPEQAPWLELLHHGRITADPGRAPASHQSDPAWGDPLRAADGWLAQLHLGTLHAHTGDHQAARKAWQHSLELHPTPWAWRNLATLAAHTGDPDEAAHAYRQALQLAPTLLPLVLESAGLLLRAGHPQEVLEHLDTLDTTQRATGRVRWTEARAALDTGDTDRCGRLLHEGIEVADIREGESSLHELWFAHQRATSDSTPGLPLPRAYDFRMLTADEAG, encoded by the coding sequence ATGAGTGAGCTGCGGCTGACCACCCTGACCCTGCCGACCGCCGCGGTCGGCCCGGTCAACCCCCTCCCCCCGCTGTTCGGCGCCACCGACCTGCACCAGGTCGAGGACACCTCGCAGGCCGACGAGGAGATGCGCCACAACATCGGCTACGGCCGCGTCCCCTCCGTCATGCCCTACCTCATCCAGGACGGCTACACCCGCGAACGCGCACCCGCCGAGCACCCGGTGGCGGTGCTGGAGAACGCCACGCTGCGGGCCACCTTCCTGCTCGGCGCCGGCGGCCGCCTCTGGTCCCTGATCCACAAACCCACCGGACGCGAACTCCTCTTCCGCAACCCCGTCTTCCAACCCGCCAACCTCGCCCTGCGCGGCGCCTGGCTGGCCGGCGGCGTCGAATGGAACATCGCCACCATCGGCCACACCCCCACCACCTGCGAACCCCTGCACACCGCCCGCCTCACCCGCCCCGACGGCACCCCCGTCCTACGGATGTGGGAGTACGAACGCATCCGCGGCGTCGTCTACCAGATCGACGCCCACCTGCCCGACGACTCCCAGGTCCTGCTCGTCCACATCCGCATCACCAACCCCCGCGACACCACCGTCCCCATGTACTGGTGGTCCAACATCGCCGTCCCCGAAGCCCCCGACGTGCGCGTGCTGGCACCCGCCGACGCCGCCTGGCAGTTCTCCTACGACCGCCGCATCCACCACATCGACCTGCCCGCCCCCCACGGCACCGACCTCACCCGCACCACCCGCTCCCGCGACGCCGCCGACTACTTCTTCGACATCCCCGACCACCGACGCCACTGGATCACCGCCCTCGACGCGAGCGGCCGCGGCCTGGTCCAAACCTCCACCCGCCGCCTGCGCGGCCGCAAACTCTTCCTCTGGGGACAGGGCGAAGGCGGCCGCCACTGGCAGGAATGGCTCTCCGAACCCGGCCACGCCTACCTCGAGATCCAGGCCGGCCTCGCCCGCACCCAACTCGAACACCTCCCCATGCCCGCCGGCGCCCAATGGTCCTGGACCGAGGCCTACGGCCTCCTGGAAGCCGACCCCGACGCCGTCCACAGCACCGACTGGACCACCGCCCGGGAAGCCGCGCAGCACAGCCTGGACCAGCTCCTCCCACAGAGCGCACTGGACGCCGAACTCCAAGCCGCCACCCACTGGATCGACCAACAACCCGACGAGATCCTCCACACCGGCTCCGGCTGGGGCGCCCTCGAACACCACCGCCGCACCAAAACCGGCGAAGCCCCCCTCAGCACCCCCGGCGCACCCTTCCCCGACACCACCCTCGGCCCCGAACAGGCCCCCTGGCTCGAACTCCTCCACCACGGACGCATCACCGCCGACCCCGGCCGGGCACCCGCCTCCCACCAGAGCGACCCCGCCTGGGGGGACCCGCTCCGCGCCGCCGACGGCTGGCTCGCCCAACTCCACCTCGGCACCCTCCACGCCCACACCGGCGACCACCAAGCCGCCCGCAAAGCCTGGCAACACTCCCTCGAACTGCACCCCACCCCCTGGGCCTGGCGCAACCTCGCCACCCTCGCCGCCCACACCGGCGACCCCGACGAGGCCGCCCACGCCTACCGCCAAGCACTCCAACTCGCCCCCACCCTGCTCCCCCTCGTCCTGGAGAGCGCCGGCCTCCTGCTCCGGGCCGGCCACCCCCAGGAGGTACTGGAGCACCTCGACACACTCGACACCACCCAACGCGCAACCGGCCGGGTCCGCTGGACCGAGGCCCGCGCCGCCCTCGACACCGGCGACACCGACCGCTGCGGACGCCTCCTCCACGAAGGCATCGAGGTCGCCGACATCCGCGAAGGCGAGAGCTCCCTCCACGAACTCTGGTTCGCCCACCAACGCGCGACCAGCGACAGCACACCCGGCCTCCCACTCCCGCGCGCCTACGACTTCCGGATGCTCACCGCGGACGAGGCCGGCTGA